The Leucothrix mucor DSM 2157 DNA window ATTGTTCATTGATAAACGCGATCCAATGGCTCTGCCCAGCCCCATTACCCAACGCCCGTTTGGGAATGTGCAATGCATGGTAGTTATCAATATATAAATAGATCTGACTATCTGTGCTTTCAATGCCGACGATCGCTTCCCAGCTAAATGAATACGCGCTATGGGCGGTTTTAAACGCGACGCCGTCTTCTGAAAATGACACCGTTTGCTCACCCAGTGAAAAGCCATTGTCGTCGAATGCGTAGCGTTCGTGGAGTTTGCGTCGGTAGGAGCTAAAAGCCATAAACCCGATCAAGCCCAATGCCGCGAAGATCAGCGAGGTATTGAGGTAGCTGAAGTCGATCTTGTACGCATCATAAAATCGCAGCAGGCTAGCCAGTGCGATCACCACAAAAAGAGACAGCACCCAGTTGGCGATATCCAGTTTTCGCTTTGCATTGGCAATGCGCTCCACTCGCATATAACCATATTTACTAAGCTCGGCAATCTCGGCTCGGGTGAGTTTAAATGTCAGGGGCTGGTCGCTCATTATTACTATCGTCTCCACAAAAAATCAGTGTTCCACAGGCGTGGCGTAGTGGCAACTTTTACGTGGCACTAGTTTTGTGCACAAAGGCTTATTTTGGCACCAAATTAGTGCGGATGATGTGGCGACTAGCGTTGGAGCGAGTCCCCGTGCCACTGTATCGGTGTTGGCTTGGTTTTTGCTTGGAGTGTAGTGTGCTCTAAATTAAACAAGGATCATAAGTCTTGGCTGCCATTCCCTTAGAAAAAATAAACCCGTCCTCTGGTTGGAAGGCCAAGCTTGAGCTGGCTTATGTCGCTCGACCTGAGCGCACCGTGTTAGCTCGCAGCAGTCGTCGTGGTCCCTTAGCCGTACAGCGCGCGTTTTATCCGGAAGATGGCGTTTGCC harbors:
- a CDS encoding YcxB family protein, whose amino-acid sequence is MSDQPLTFKLTRAEIAELSKYGYMRVERIANAKRKLDIANWVLSLFVVIALASLLRFYDAYKIDFSYLNTSLIFAALGLIGFMAFSSYRRKLHERYAFDDNGFSLGEQTVSFSEDGVAFKTAHSAYSFSWEAIVGIESTDSQIYLYIDNYHALHIPKRALGNGAGQSHWIAFINEQYTRTRS